The following proteins are encoded in a genomic region of Archaeoglobaceae archaeon:
- a CDS encoding TrpB-like pyridoxal phosphate-dependent enzyme — MSRYVLDEEYLPKKWYNVIPDLPEKIPPPLNPATREPIKPHELEPVFPKALIKQEMSEDRWVRIPEEVLDIYRIYRPTPLIRAERLEKALKTPAKIFYKYEGVSPPGSHKPNTAIAQAYYNMKEGIEMLTTETGAGQWGSALAFATNLFGLKCRVYMVKASYEQKPYRRILMETWKAEVIPSPSRLTESGKKILEKDPNCPGSLGIAISEAVETAVKSNNAKYSLGSVLNHVLLHQTIIGLEVKKQLELLDLKPDYMIGCVGGGSNYAGFCYPFVKDALKENIELIAVEPRACPSLTKGEYRYDFGDTAGLTPLLMMYTLGHDFIPPPIHAGGLRYHGMAPSLCVLVKNGIIKPVAVGQLEVFDAGVLFARVEGLIPAPESAHAVKVAIDKAIEAKKTGEEKVIVFNLSGHGYFDLKAYEEYLRGTLPDT, encoded by the coding sequence ATGAGCAGATACGTTCTGGACGAAGAATACCTGCCGAAGAAATGGTATAACGTGATCCCAGATTTGCCTGAAAAGATCCCACCACCACTAAATCCCGCAACGAGAGAGCCAATAAAACCCCATGAGCTTGAACCTGTTTTTCCAAAGGCATTGATCAAGCAGGAAATGAGCGAAGATAGATGGGTCAGAATTCCAGAAGAAGTTTTAGACATTTATAGGATCTATCGCCCTACTCCCCTTATAAGGGCGGAGAGACTTGAAAAGGCTTTGAAAACACCCGCAAAGATCTTCTATAAGTATGAGGGTGTAAGTCCTCCGGGAAGCCATAAGCCAAACACAGCAATTGCTCAGGCTTACTACAACATGAAGGAGGGCATAGAAATGCTCACAACAGAAACTGGAGCGGGACAATGGGGTTCCGCTTTGGCATTTGCAACAAATCTATTTGGCTTGAAGTGCAGGGTTTACATGGTTAAAGCAAGCTACGAGCAAAAGCCATACAGAAGAATTCTGATGGAAACATGGAAGGCTGAAGTAATACCATCGCCAAGCAGGCTTACTGAAAGCGGAAAAAAGATCCTTGAAAAAGATCCGAACTGCCCAGGAAGCCTTGGAATTGCGATAAGCGAGGCGGTTGAGACGGCTGTAAAAAGTAATAACGCAAAATACAGCCTTGGAAGTGTTTTGAACCATGTTTTGCTTCACCAGACGATAATTGGACTTGAGGTTAAAAAACAGCTTGAGTTGCTCGATCTAAAGCCAGATTACATGATCGGTTGTGTGGGTGGGGGAAGCAACTACGCTGGTTTCTGCTATCCTTTCGTAAAAGACGCTTTAAAGGAGAACATCGAACTGATCGCAGTAGAACCAAGAGCGTGCCCATCGCTAACTAAAGGAGAATACAGATACGACTTTGGCGACACTGCTGGCTTGACACCGCTTTTGATGATGTATACTCTCGGACATGACTTCATTCCTCCACCAATACATGCGGGTGGGCTTCGCTATCATGGCATGGCTCCGTCGCTTTGTGTTCTCGTCAAAAATGGGATAATTAAGCCAGTTGCAGTCGGACAGCTCGAAGTATTTGACGCGGGCGTGCTCTTCGCAAGGGTCGAAGGGCTCATTCCCGCTCCAGAGAGTGCCCATGCGGTAAAAGTAGCCATAGACAAGGCTATTGAGGCAAAGAAGACTGGAGAAGAAAAAGTGATCGTCTTTAACCTAAGTGGTCATGGATATTTCGATCTGAAGGCTTACGAGGAATACTTGAGGGGAACTCTCCCAGATACCTGA
- a CDS encoding radical SAM protein yields MEFNPFQRKFRKGAKKVALVYPNRYVGGVANIGLQQIYAEINEFAICERFYTDVFGGLRSIETQTPLSEFDFALFSLQYEIDYFKAVEILKESGFKGIKIAGGPCVMENPEPIKKFFDAFFIGEVEGKLEEILSVKSPEELFGIEGIYTGKEDKVKRVYSKIERHLESEIIAEGAYGRCFLIEIGRGCIRKCSFCLVRQIYAPPRWRRLEDLPEVKDVKKVALIAPSPTDHPKFKDILQKFVENGFDVSPSSLRADSLDEETVELLRMGNVKTITLAPETASQKLGEFLRKEISFEDVKRAVEISSGKFEKLKLYYMIGIPGESFEDVRKIVEQANELKKFIPNVEISVNPLVPKPHTPLQWLKFGGEGGVEELKKKIELLDKECKKSGIEFSKPRLKEFVLQTILSRGDERVSEILEGKSYRIYLQFLNAINVDAKLPWDFIDHGYKKSKLAEEFEKLKKVISNA; encoded by the coding sequence ATGGAGTTTAATCCATTCCAGCGAAAGTTTCGAAAAGGTGCCAAGAAAGTCGCATTAGTTTACCCGAACCGCTACGTTGGCGGAGTTGCAAACATAGGGTTACAGCAGATCTACGCTGAAATAAATGAGTTTGCGATCTGTGAAAGATTTTATACAGATGTTTTTGGAGGATTAAGAAGTATCGAAACTCAAACTCCTCTTTCAGAGTTTGATTTTGCTCTTTTCAGCTTACAATATGAGATAGATTACTTCAAAGCAGTCGAAATTCTTAAAGAAAGTGGCTTTAAGGGAATTAAGATTGCCGGCGGTCCATGCGTCATGGAGAATCCAGAGCCGATAAAGAAATTTTTCGACGCTTTTTTTATCGGAGAAGTCGAAGGAAAGCTGGAAGAGATTCTAAGCGTAAAAAGTCCCGAAGAACTTTTCGGTATTGAAGGAATTTACACCGGAAAAGAAGATAAAGTTAAAAGAGTGTATTCAAAGATTGAAAGACATCTTGAAAGTGAAATAATAGCCGAAGGAGCTTATGGGAGATGTTTTCTAATCGAAATTGGCAGAGGATGCATTAGAAAATGCAGTTTCTGCCTCGTTCGTCAGATCTATGCTCCACCAAGATGGAGAAGGCTTGAAGACCTACCTGAAGTTAAAGATGTAAAAAAAGTGGCTTTAATAGCTCCTTCACCCACAGATCATCCCAAATTCAAGGACATCCTGCAGAAATTTGTTGAAAATGGTTTTGATGTCTCCCCAAGCTCTTTAAGAGCTGACAGCTTGGACGAGGAAACAGTAGAACTGCTAAGAATGGGCAATGTTAAGACCATAACACTCGCTCCAGAAACCGCCTCACAAAAGCTTGGAGAGTTTCTTAGAAAAGAAATAAGCTTTGAAGACGTTAAGAGGGCAGTTGAGATCTCTTCAGGAAAATTTGAAAAGCTAAAACTATACTATATGATTGGAATTCCCGGCGAAAGCTTTGAAGACGTTCGTAAAATTGTTGAACAGGCAAATGAGCTTAAGAAATTCATTCCAAATGTAGAAATTTCGGTTAATCCTCTTGTTCCGAAACCGCACACACCATTGCAGTGGCTGAAATTTGGTGGAGAAGGCGGAGTAGAGGAGTTGAAGAAGAAAATAGAACTTCTGGATAAAGAATGCAAAAAGAGTGGAATAGAATTTTCCAAGCCAAGATTAAAAGAATTCGTTCTTCAGACTATTCTTTCTCGAGGAGACGAGAGAGTTTCGGAAATTCTTGAAGGGAAGAGTTATCGTATCTATCTTCAATTTCTAAATGCAATAAACGTTGACGCGAAACTTCCATGGGATTTCATCGATCATGGTTATAAAAAATCAAAGCTCGCGGAAGAATTCGAGAAACTAAAAAAAGTTATTTCTAACGCTTGA
- a CDS encoding aspartate aminotransferase family protein, producing MEKIDKILSDAERLDLVSPGRLFAYVYETGDEELDKVAKIALEKFYNKNMLDFTVYKSAIFFERAVVEFCKNLLHGKNAFGTFTFGGTESIILAVLSARNNFWKRMGKNKIPQLVVPFTIHSSFFKAAHYLGLKVKVFDVDENLKADAESLKSIIGSETALIAISAPNWPFGTIDPVKEIAEIAQDKGILLHVDACLGGFILPFFEKLGEKVEPFDFRVEGVTSISADVHKYGYAPKGASVVLFNSDELKKDSIFVNTSNPGYIFINTGVLSSRSLGPLASAFAVINYLGEKGYIKLAKDVLIARDKIYMGMKSLGFKSVAPIESSILSLYCNEIDMISFVSTMRDMGWHFHLQRGFEKYNIPTNIHLTISPIHRKTAEEFLHDAKKALETKKEIKINEIQIEKVLEEFKSGKIDSSIAPLLVGLFEPEAVDEIVKNLVIGLYG from the coding sequence ATGGAAAAAATTGATAAAATTTTAAGCGATGCTGAGAGGCTTGACTTGGTGTCGCCAGGAAGATTATTTGCCTACGTTTACGAAACCGGTGATGAAGAACTTGACAAGGTTGCCAAGATTGCTCTTGAAAAGTTTTACAACAAAAACATGCTTGACTTTACAGTATACAAGAGTGCAATATTTTTTGAAAGAGCTGTAGTTGAATTTTGCAAGAATCTACTGCATGGAAAGAATGCTTTTGGAACTTTTACATTCGGCGGAACAGAGAGCATAATTCTTGCGGTTCTTTCTGCGAGAAACAATTTCTGGAAAAGAATGGGAAAAAATAAAATCCCGCAACTCGTCGTTCCTTTTACAATTCATTCATCGTTTTTCAAAGCGGCGCACTATCTTGGGCTCAAAGTCAAAGTATTCGATGTCGATGAAAATCTAAAGGCAGACGCTGAAAGTCTAAAGTCTATAATAGGAAGTGAAACCGCTCTTATTGCTATTTCCGCTCCAAACTGGCCTTTTGGAACTATTGATCCCGTTAAAGAAATCGCTGAAATAGCTCAGGATAAAGGGATTCTTTTACATGTTGATGCTTGCCTTGGAGGGTTCATACTTCCCTTCTTCGAAAAGCTCGGTGAAAAAGTCGAGCCCTTCGACTTTAGAGTTGAAGGTGTTACTTCGATCTCAGCGGACGTTCATAAATACGGCTACGCTCCAAAAGGTGCTTCAGTTGTGCTTTTCAACTCAGATGAGCTCAAAAAGGATTCGATATTTGTTAACACCTCTAATCCAGGCTATATTTTTATAAATACCGGGGTTCTTTCGTCCCGCTCTCTTGGCCCCTTAGCTTCTGCCTTTGCTGTTATAAACTATCTGGGCGAAAAAGGCTACATTAAACTTGCAAAAGATGTATTGATTGCAAGAGATAAAATATATATGGGAATGAAATCGCTTGGCTTCAAAAGTGTTGCTCCAATTGAATCTTCGATTCTTAGCCTATATTGCAACGAGATAGACATGATTTCATTTGTGAGCACCATGAGAGATATGGGGTGGCATTTCCATCTGCAAAGAGGTTTTGAAAAATACAATATTCCGACGAATATACATCTAACAATCTCGCCTATACACAGAAAAACTGCTGAAGAATTCCTTCATGACGCAAAGAAGGCATTGGAAACAAAGAAGGAAATTAAAATAAATGAAATTCAAATTGAAAAAGTGCTCGAAGAATTTAAGAGTGGAAAAATAGACTCGAGCATCGCGCCTCTGCTCGTCGGACTCTTCGAACCTGAAGCAGTAGATGAAATTGTTAAAAATTTAGTTATAGGGCTCTATGGGTGA
- a CDS encoding family 1 encapsulin nanocompartment shell protein, whose product MLGINPTLIVREKPYTKEELMEALRLAISAELDAINLYEQMAKFSMDENCKKIFLDVAREEKAHVGEFTALLLSLDSEQISELKDGFKEVEDKTGIKTALDGGGGYFATLSNAFMEGVTRTRRLVNLLPKTKVSAQSYRVDLISAEGDVKVVKREYRSIPLLTQRLLVGIRELSDGSYDPAIAVKAGEMLVMAEEKQIICGFMAGKKMKLGKWDTSEDCLDELMKAMREVAKFSAGPYAMILSPERFSKLLKVHEKGGKMLIEVLREIFSGGIIVTPVVEDRVIVFANSPSVLDVVIGHELELKELGPEQDSIAFLAMEALDLRLKTPEAVVVLE is encoded by the coding sequence ATGCTAGGCATAAATCCGACTCTGATTGTTAGAGAGAAGCCATACACAAAGGAAGAGCTGATGGAGGCCTTAAGACTTGCAATATCTGCTGAACTGGATGCGATAAACCTTTACGAACAGATGGCGAAATTTAGTATGGACGAGAACTGTAAAAAGATATTTCTCGATGTGGCAAGAGAGGAAAAAGCCCATGTTGGTGAATTCACTGCATTGCTTCTCAGTCTCGATTCTGAACAGATATCTGAGTTAAAGGATGGGTTTAAAGAAGTAGAGGATAAGACAGGAATTAAGACTGCTTTGGATGGTGGAGGAGGTTACTTTGCAACGCTTAGCAATGCCTTTATGGAAGGTGTTACTAGGACAAGAAGGTTGGTAAATCTATTACCAAAAACAAAAGTTTCTGCACAATCTTACAGAGTTGATCTGATTTCTGCTGAAGGAGATGTAAAGGTTGTAAAGCGGGAATACAGGTCAATTCCTTTGCTCACTCAAAGACTCCTTGTAGGTATTCGAGAGCTCAGCGATGGTAGTTATGATCCTGCAATTGCAGTAAAAGCTGGAGAAATGCTTGTTATGGCAGAGGAGAAACAGATAATTTGTGGTTTCATGGCTGGAAAAAAGATGAAACTTGGAAAGTGGGATACGAGTGAGGATTGCCTGGACGAGCTAATGAAAGCTATGAGAGAAGTAGCAAAGTTTTCAGCAGGACCATATGCAATGATTTTGAGCCCTGAAAGATTTTCGAAATTGCTAAAAGTCCACGAGAAAGGGGGAAAAATGCTCATTGAAGTCTTGAGGGAAATCTTTAGCGGAGGCATAATCGTGACTCCAGTGGTGGAAGATAGAGTAATAGTTTTTGCAAACTCACCGAGTGTTCTTGACGTTGTAATCGGCCATGAGCTCGAGCTAAAAGAGCTTGGTCCTGAGCAGGACAGTATTGCATTCTTGGCAATGGAGGCCCTTGACTTGAGGCTAAAGACTCCGGAAGCTGTTGTGGTTCTCGAGTGA
- a CDS encoding twin-arginine translocase subunit TatC — MEAENWARILVEIRRNLIKIFALVTLVVVISFPFTPMIIQFVIEETYPKPVLSVEEIQRISEELQKSAEVLKNETNTSSALEELKKISRVVSPFVGPVVLTPTEVLILSVKISIAMGIASAIPYLLFLTSKALKFRGLLRTSTLYYGIFSLVLFILGTLYGFFIIRFVIQFLHNITVSQGVIPLYSLAEFVNFVLFLTFIFGFFFQIPVIMVFLVRNGILQYESIRQYRRHSYVLFFALAAIATPTVDIFTQTMLALPMILLFEIGLVFSKIFSPVRS; from the coding sequence TTGGAAGCTGAAAATTGGGCAAGAATACTGGTAGAAATAAGAAGGAATCTGATCAAAATTTTTGCGCTGGTGACTTTAGTTGTGGTAATTTCTTTTCCCTTCACACCGATGATAATTCAGTTTGTCATAGAAGAGACGTATCCAAAGCCCGTATTAAGTGTTGAAGAGATTCAAAGAATTTCAGAAGAACTGCAAAAATCTGCAGAAGTGCTGAAGAATGAGACAAACACGAGCTCTGCATTAGAAGAGCTAAAGAAAATATCCAGGGTTGTTTCGCCTTTTGTTGGACCCGTGGTGCTAACACCCACAGAAGTTCTGATTCTTAGTGTAAAGATCTCAATAGCAATGGGCATAGCTTCGGCGATTCCTTACCTGCTCTTTCTGACGAGCAAAGCTCTAAAATTTAGAGGATTACTTAGGACTTCGACTCTTTATTATGGGATTTTTTCACTCGTTCTTTTTATTCTTGGAACACTCTACGGCTTTTTCATAATAAGGTTTGTTATTCAGTTTCTGCACAACATTACCGTTTCACAGGGGGTGATTCCGCTCTACAGTCTTGCAGAATTCGTTAACTTTGTTCTCTTCCTGACATTCATCTTTGGATTCTTTTTCCAGATACCGGTTATAATGGTCTTTCTTGTCAGAAATGGTATACTTCAATACGAAAGCATCAGACAATATCGCAGGCACAGTTATGTCCTATTTTTCGCTCTTGCTGCTATAGCGACACCTACAGTTGATATATTCACACAAACGATGCTCGCATTGCCCATGATCCTTCTTTTTGAGATTGGATTGGTTTTTTCAAAAATCTTTAGTCCTGTTCGGTCTTGA
- a CDS encoding cobalamin-binding protein yields MKKIFAFILLICLTAIFCVQTEHSTIPKTEEKFESGFAFNLSIDDTGYSITAGNPQRIVSLSPSNTEILFAIGAGDRVVGVTDYCNYPPEVAELVAKGKIQRIGGYSTVNVERIISLKPDLVIASYGNGLATIEVLRKYTKVIAFDPKDIRGIERSILAIGVATGNYENAEKIVSEMEKRISEIKAREKSYKRVAHIVWNDPIWVSGKETFIDEAITIAGGINVFNFSGWRIVSVEDLIRANPEVIIVSSGSGMSGGRDVVYEWVMSDKRLKNVEAVKNGKVFVIDADIISRPGPRIVDALEQIYQLLNS; encoded by the coding sequence ATGAAAAAAATATTTGCTTTCATTCTTTTAATTTGCTTAACGGCAATCTTCTGCGTTCAAACTGAACACTCAACAATTCCCAAAACTGAAGAAAAATTCGAATCTGGGTTTGCTTTCAATTTATCTATTGACGATACTGGTTATTCGATAACCGCAGGGAATCCGCAGAGAATTGTCTCGCTTTCTCCAAGCAACACCGAGATACTTTTTGCCATAGGAGCTGGGGATAGAGTGGTTGGAGTCACAGACTACTGCAATTATCCGCCTGAAGTTGCTGAATTGGTTGCAAAAGGCAAAATTCAGAGAATTGGCGGATATTCAACTGTAAACGTGGAGAGAATTATTTCCTTAAAGCCAGATCTCGTCATAGCTTCCTATGGCAATGGATTGGCGACAATAGAAGTGCTTCGAAAATACACAAAAGTAATCGCATTCGATCCGAAGGACATAAGGGGAATTGAAAGATCTATTCTCGCAATTGGCGTTGCCACGGGAAATTACGAAAATGCGGAAAAGATTGTTTCAGAGATGGAAAAGAGAATCTCAGAGATAAAAGCAAGGGAGAAAAGCTACAAAAGGGTTGCACATATTGTCTGGAACGATCCGATATGGGTAAGCGGAAAGGAGACTTTCATCGACGAAGCAATTACGATCGCAGGCGGTATCAACGTTTTTAACTTCTCAGGCTGGAGAATCGTGAGCGTTGAGGACTTGATCAGAGCGAATCCTGAAGTCATAATAGTCAGCAGTGGTAGCGGGATGAGTGGTGGAAGAGATGTCGTTTACGAGTGGGTGATGAGTGACAAGAGATTAAAAAACGTTGAAGCTGTTAAAAATGGAAAAGTGTTTGTTATCGACGCAGACATAATTTCCCGCCCCGGTCCAAGAATTGTTGATGCTTTAGAACAGATTTACCAGCTCCTCAATTCCTGA
- a CDS encoding EamA family transporter yields MRGEFAILFSAILMGTISIFVRNTGSDPIFVAFIRLSFATIFLLPFILTAKEGLRVTKLHLALAVFNLLTIVSYINAIQQIEAGTAALLLYTAPIYVLIFAILRGEKIEKKTLISLPLGLFGLYLMLSPYAELNFGLISGIVSGMSYAVVFALTKKAKDFSSFQITFFNVFFGSIMLLPYSLLNFHEFPVLWAIGLGLVPTAIPFTLFIYGVKRVKLQKAPIIALIEPVFAILVGFLYFGEILDTLQILGGILVITATSIVLTHRATS; encoded by the coding sequence ATGCGAGGAGAGTTCGCAATTCTTTTTTCAGCCATCTTAATGGGCACAATATCGATTTTTGTTCGCAACACGGGTAGCGATCCAATTTTTGTAGCATTTATTCGCCTTTCATTTGCCACAATCTTTCTTTTACCGTTTATACTGACCGCAAAAGAGGGTTTAAGAGTAACAAAACTTCACTTAGCTTTGGCGGTTTTTAATCTACTCACGATAGTGTCTTACATCAACGCAATTCAGCAGATCGAGGCAGGAACAGCGGCGTTGCTTCTCTACACCGCACCAATCTATGTTCTAATATTTGCTATCCTCCGGGGAGAGAAAATAGAGAAAAAGACCCTGATTTCACTTCCCTTAGGTTTGTTCGGGCTATACCTGATGCTTTCTCCCTATGCAGAACTCAATTTCGGTTTGATCTCAGGCATAGTTTCCGGAATGAGCTATGCAGTCGTTTTTGCTCTGACAAAAAAGGCTAAAGATTTCTCATCTTTCCAAATAACATTCTTTAATGTATTTTTTGGATCAATAATGCTTTTACCATACTCCCTGCTTAATTTCCACGAATTTCCAGTTCTCTGGGCTATCGGACTCGGTTTAGTGCCAACAGCCATTCCGTTTACACTTTTCATATATGGTGTTAAACGTGTGAAACTGCAGAAAGCTCCGATAATCGCCTTGATCGAACCAGTATTTGCTATTCTGGTTGGATTTCTCTATTTTGGAGAAATTCTCGACACTCTTCAGATACTCGGTGGTATTCTGGTTATAACCGCAACCTCGATCGTTCTTACGCATAGAGCTACTTCCTGA
- a CDS encoding ASCH domain-containing protein, which produces MEKINFDSEFIPLILNGTKRTTIRKGIRSYPVGKIVELTVNNEPVALAKVKKVVVKRTSELNDEDAKVDGFENKEELINTLKRIYGEINDSDFVTIVHFEVLKR; this is translated from the coding sequence ATGGAGAAGATAAACTTCGATTCTGAATTTATTCCTCTTATTTTGAATGGGACCAAGAGGACTACGATAAGAAAGGGTATAAGGAGTTATCCAGTTGGAAAAATAGTCGAGCTGACTGTTAACAATGAACCTGTGGCACTTGCGAAGGTAAAGAAAGTTGTAGTAAAGAGAACTTCCGAGCTAAATGATGAAGATGCAAAGGTAGATGGCTTTGAAAACAAAGAGGAGCTAATAAACACCCTTAAACGAATATATGGAGAGATAAATGATTCGGATTTTGTCACAATCGTGCACTTCGAAGTCCTCAAGCGTTAG
- a CDS encoding MBL fold metallo-hydrolase produces the protein MNIIEAAENLYLVDLPQNLEGFRKFISCWVIKNGSTATVVDVGPKATIPKLLEALNYLGIKKVEFVLLTHIHLDHSGGIAEFLQKFPEAKVVAHKSAIKHLVNPEKLWKASLDTIGEIARVYGEPAGIDESNIYRGKIEFAGKEIEIIETPGHASHHQSYLFGEFLFIGECVGVHIPLKNDYYLRPATPPKFYYEPAMNSLEKILKMGSKRVCFAHFGFKRDSVEIAERAMKQLRFWVSTVYDIACRRDIRDEKELSRIAKEELLEKDVKFSNYKLLDDDIKKREDFFIANSLKGIQEYVYETYCL, from the coding sequence ATGAATATAATCGAAGCCGCTGAGAACCTTTACCTTGTCGATCTCCCCCAAAATCTGGAAGGATTCAGGAAGTTCATAAGCTGTTGGGTAATCAAAAATGGGTCAACAGCGACAGTTGTAGATGTTGGTCCAAAGGCTACGATTCCAAAACTTCTCGAAGCCTTAAATTATCTCGGAATAAAGAAGGTTGAATTTGTGCTACTAACTCACATTCATCTGGATCACTCCGGGGGAATTGCCGAATTTCTCCAGAAGTTTCCTGAGGCGAAGGTTGTTGCCCATAAAAGTGCTATAAAACATCTTGTAAATCCTGAAAAGCTATGGAAGGCATCTCTAGATACAATCGGAGAAATTGCGAGAGTGTATGGGGAGCCAGCTGGAATTGACGAGTCTAATATTTATAGAGGCAAAATAGAATTTGCTGGAAAAGAAATAGAGATCATTGAAACCCCCGGGCACGCATCGCATCATCAGAGCTATCTTTTTGGGGAATTTTTATTCATAGGTGAATGTGTGGGAGTGCACATTCCACTCAAGAATGACTATTATCTCCGCCCCGCTACACCACCCAAGTTTTACTACGAACCAGCCATGAATTCCCTTGAAAAGATTCTGAAAATGGGTAGCAAGAGAGTTTGCTTTGCTCATTTTGGGTTCAAGAGGGACAGTGTTGAAATTGCTGAAAGAGCAATGAAACAGCTCAGGTTCTGGGTATCGACTGTTTACGATATCGCATGCAGAAGGGATATAAGGGATGAGAAGGAACTGAGTAGAATTGCAAAAGAGGAATTGCTTGAAAAGGATGTTAAGTTTTCAAATTACAAGCTCCTCGATGATGATATAAAAAAGAGGGAAGACTTCTTCATCGCAAATTCGCTTAAAGGCATTCAGGAATACGTTTACGAAACCTATTGTCTTTGA
- a CDS encoding histidinol phosphate phosphatase domain-containing protein, whose amino-acid sequence MFDLHTHSVFSDGDLIPSEMIRRIASVGNEGFAITDHADFSNISFVLSNLLKLKDLDYEIDFLVGVEITHVPPELIGRAVELAWKEGAEIVVVHGETIAEPVAEGTNSSALNEEINILAHPGLISDGDAEKAKENGVYLEISARRGHSLTNGHVARIAEKFSCDLVINTDMHSPTDIINDSMAKKILAGAGVRDLESVLKNNEKLFRKLRK is encoded by the coding sequence ATGTTCGATCTGCACACTCATTCAGTGTTCAGCGATGGCGATCTGATTCCGAGTGAGATGATCAGAAGAATTGCGTCAGTTGGAAACGAAGGTTTTGCAATCACGGATCATGCGGACTTCTCGAATATCTCATTCGTGCTTTCAAACCTTTTAAAGTTGAAAGATCTTGATTACGAGATCGATTTTCTTGTTGGCGTGGAGATCACACATGTTCCCCCTGAGCTGATCGGCAGAGCGGTTGAACTTGCTTGGAAAGAAGGTGCAGAGATTGTTGTTGTCCATGGGGAAACGATTGCAGAGCCTGTTGCTGAAGGAACAAATTCAAGTGCCTTAAATGAGGAAATAAACATATTGGCTCATCCAGGGCTGATCAGTGATGGCGATGCGGAAAAGGCAAAGGAAAACGGAGTGTATCTCGAAATTTCTGCAAGAAGGGGGCATAGCCTTACGAATGGGCATGTGGCAAGGATTGCGGAGAAGTTCTCGTGCGATCTTGTAATAAACACAGACATGCACTCGCCAACAGATATAATTAATGACTCGATGGCTAAGAAAATTCTTGCCGGAGCTGGGGTTAGGGATTTGGAGAGCGTTTTGAAAAACAACGAGAAGCTATTCAGAAAGCTCAGGAAGTAG
- a CDS encoding DUF211 domain-containing protein: MGGIRRLVLDVLKSHEPSNVFFAIKLSQVKNVEGVNITLSEIDQETESVKITIVGTSIDYEEIRKVIEDLGGVVHSIDEVVAGKTIVESVKTEQD, from the coding sequence ATGGGTGGAATAAGAAGGCTCGTTCTTGATGTCTTGAAGTCCCATGAGCCGTCAAATGTGTTTTTCGCGATAAAGCTGAGCCAAGTAAAGAACGTTGAAGGAGTAAACATAACCCTCTCAGAGATCGACCAGGAGACTGAATCCGTAAAAATCACGATCGTTGGCACAAGCATCGACTACGAAGAGATCAGAAAAGTCATAGAAGATCTCGGAGGGGTTGTGCACAGCATAGACGAGGTCGTGGCAGGAAAGACAATTGTAGAATCCGTCAAGACCGAACAGGACTAA